The Mercurialis annua linkage group LG8, ddMerAnnu1.2, whole genome shotgun sequence genome window below encodes:
- the LOC126660459 gene encoding protein INVOLVED IN DE NOVO 2, with protein sequence MGSSDGHSSDGDSDGSDSEMKEYEAKSYEELKSGSHHVKNSDETFTCPYCPKKRKRDYLYRDLLQHASGVGKSSSKKRSIKVKGNHLALVKYLEKDMSANAGSPSKPKAESDPLDNCNRDEMIVWPWTGIVVNYPTTQTPDGRFVGSSGSRFRDELITRGFNPTRVHTLWNYRGHSGMAVVEFNKDWPGLHNALSFEKAYEVDHHGKREYFTKGPKSGVYCWVARADDYKADNIVGEHLRKTGDLKTISEIMEEEERKQDRLVSNLNSIIETKNKHVEEMREKCSETSVTLNNIMAEKDKLIQAYNEELRKIHMSSKEHFQRILNDHEKIKLQVESQKREMEISLSELEKREAKNEIDMQELSEEKKKNASRNAELELASLEEQKAEENVLKLADDQKRQKEELHNRIIKLEAQLDAKQALELEIEKLRGKLSVMKHLGDDDDAEVLQKMEGIIKNLREKEGELDDLETLNQALIVSERKSNDELQDARKELINSLKDISNRGDIGVKRMGELDSKPFFEAMKKKYTEEEAEVRASELCSFWVEYLKDPDWHPFKMVMVDGKHKEIIDEKDEKLNGLRNEMSEEVYKAVTDALTEINEYNPSGRYIISELWSYKDGKRATLAEGVSFLLQEWETAKRRRQF encoded by the exons ATGGGAAGTTCTGATGGTCATAGTTCTGATGGGGACTCGGATGGGAGTGACTCTGAAATGAAGGAGTATGAGGCTAAATCTTATGAGGAACTGAAGAGTGGAAGCCACCATGTGAAGAATTCAGATGAAACTTTTACTTGTCCCTACTGCCCCAAGAAGAGAAAGAGGGATTACCTATACAGGGATCTTCTCCAGCATGCTTCTGGGGTGGGTAAAAGTTCGTCGAAGAAAAGATCTATTAAGGTAAAGGGGAATCACTTGGCACTTGTTAAGTACTTAGAGAAGGATATGTCGGCCAATGCAGGTAGCCCGTCAAAGCCAAAAGCTGAGAGTGACCCTCTTGATAATTGCAATCGCGATGAGATGATAGTGTGGCCGTGGACAGGCATTGTGGTTAACTATCCAACTACACAAACACCAGATGGAAGATTTGTAGGATCAAGTGGATCGAGGTTTAGGGATGAGTTGATCACTCGGGGATTTAACCCCACAAGGGTTCATACCCTATGGAATTATCGAGGCCATTCAGGAATGGCTGTCGTGGAATTCAATAAAGATTGGCCTGGTTTGCACAATGCCCTTTCCTTTGAGAAAGCCTATGAGGTGGACCATCATGGGAAAAGGGAGTATTTTACAAAAGGTCCAAAATCTGGAGTTTATTGTTGGGTGGCACGAGCTGATGATTACAAGGCAGATAATATTGTCGGGGAGCACTTGAGAAAGACTGGGGATCTTAAAACAATTTCTGAAATTATGgaggaagaagaaagaaagCAGGACAGACTTGTGTCCAATCTAAACAGCATTATTGAGACCAAGAATAAGCACGTAGAGGAGATGCGAGAAAAGTGCAGTGAGACTTCAGTCACCCTCAACAACATAATGGCAGAGAAAGACAAGCTTATTCAAGCATATAATGAAG AGCTTAGAAAGATACATATGAGTTCTAAAGAGCACTTCCAAAGAATTCTTAATGACCACGAAAAGATTAAGTTACAAGTAGAGTCTCAGAAAAGAGAGATGGAAATAAGTCTATCAGAGTTAGAAAAACGTGAGGCCAAAAATGAAATTGATATGCAGGAACTCTctgaagagaaaaaaaag AATGCAAGCAGAAATGCGGAACTCGAGTTGGCTTCTTTGGAGGAACAGAAGGCCGAGGAGAATGTCTTAAAATTGGCCGATGATCAGAAG AGGCAAAAAGAGGAGCTGCACAACAGAATCATTAAGTTGGAAGCACAGCTGGATGCCAAACAAGCTCTGGAATTGGAAATTGAGAAACTAAGAGGTAAATTGAGTGTGATGAAGCACCTGggagatgatgatgatgctGAAGTTCTGCAAAAGATGGAgggaataattaaaaatttgagagAAAAAGAAGGAGAACTTGACGACTTAGAAACGCTGAACCAGGCTCTTATTGTAAGCGAGCGGAAGAGCAATGACGAACTGCAGGATGCCCGAAAAGAGTTAATTAAT TCCCTGAAAGATATATCAAATCGTGGTGATATTGGTGTAAAGCGAATGGGAGAACTTGACAGTAAACCATTCTTTGAAGCAATGAAGAAAAAGTACactgaagaagaagcagaagttCGAGCTTCAGAGCTTTGCTCATTTTGGGTGGAATATCTTAAAGATCCAGATTGGCATCCTTTTAAAATGGTCATGGTTGATGGAAAACATAAG GAAATTATTGATGAGAAAGATGAAAAATTGAATGGCCTGAGAAACGAGATGAGTGAAGAAGTTTACAAGGCTGTGACTGATGCTCTGACGGAGATAAATGAATACAACCCCAGTGGGAGGTATATCATCTCAGAGTTGTGGAGCTATAAAGATGGGAAGAGAGCCACCTTGGCAGAGGGAGTCTCATTTTTATTGCAAGAATGGGAAACCGCCAAACGCAGGAGGCAATTCTGA